The following are encoded together in the Mammaliicoccus vitulinus genome:
- a CDS encoding DUF2198 family protein, with protein MIWPILALFLPCLMVIIFTQIAQNKWVGLLVSSIIIGVSVYKGFFNNEVIIMLDVVSLVVGYYIVDTLKVDKIESR; from the coding sequence ATGATTTGGCCGATTCTTGCTTTGTTTCTCCCTTGTTTAATGGTTATTATTTTCACGCAAATTGCTCAAAACAAATGGGTAGGCTTACTCGTATCCAGTATTATAATTGGCGTTTCAGTATATAAAGGCTTTTTTAATAATGAAGTTATCATTATGCTAGATGTTGTCAGTTTAGTGGTCGGATATTATATAGTGGACACCCTTAAAGTAGATAAAATTGAATCAAGATAG
- a CDS encoding HD domain-containing protein: MGVHQYFKSLSDLEKLVRCPGKFKYQDHNVAAHSFKVTKIAQYLATVEEQNGQEIDWKLVYEKALNHDYPEIFTGDIKTPVKYASYEIKKLFSQVEEEMIDKFITEEFPEQYQDIYRHRLQEGKDDSIEGQILSVADKIDLLYESFGEIQKRNPEPLFFEIYESSLETIMQFDHLSSVQDFIQHIIPDMLQEKFIPRSELREITMTILEKRETKRS; encoded by the coding sequence ATGGGGGTACATCAATATTTTAAAAGTTTATCTGATTTAGAAAAATTAGTAAGATGTCCAGGAAAATTTAAATATCAAGATCATAACGTTGCAGCGCACTCTTTTAAAGTAACAAAAATTGCGCAATATTTAGCAACAGTTGAAGAACAAAATGGTCAAGAAATAGACTGGAAACTTGTTTACGAAAAAGCGTTGAATCATGACTATCCTGAAATATTCACTGGAGATATTAAAACACCTGTTAAATATGCCTCTTATGAAATCAAAAAACTATTCTCTCAAGTTGAAGAAGAAATGATAGATAAATTTATAACAGAAGAATTTCCAGAGCAGTATCAAGACATATATAGACATAGACTGCAAGAAGGCAAAGATGATAGTATAGAAGGACAAATACTTAGTGTTGCAGACAAAATTGATCTGCTTTATGAATCTTTTGGTGAAATACAAAAAAGAAATCCAGAACCTTTATTCTTTGAAATATATGAAAGTTCATTAGAAACGATTATGCAATTTGATCATTTGTCATCTGTACAAGATTTTATACAGCATATTATTCCTGATATGTTGCAAGAAAAATTTATTCCACGTTCGGAATTAAGAGAAATAACAATGACGATTCTTGAGAAACGTGAAACAAAAAGGAGTTAG
- a CDS encoding TlpA family protein disulfide reductase produces the protein MKKGLKIILVLFLISIVGFSVYKVIDINKFQTKDQFKEQQGKQSFQNSHPATGLNVNDETVKTFATEESTNLQEVTSKNDITVINLFASWCDPCKREMPELVKYAKNKENGVELVGLNVKDKRKPAEQLIHDVNVNYSIYVAQDDFLKKFKTYNIPTTLFVDKNGEIKKVYLGELSEKTLNNLVTQVKEEN, from the coding sequence ATGAAAAAAGGGTTAAAAATCATATTAGTACTATTTTTAATAAGCATAGTTGGTTTTAGTGTATATAAAGTAATAGATATTAATAAGTTTCAAACTAAAGATCAATTTAAAGAACAACAAGGAAAGCAATCATTTCAAAATAGTCATCCTGCTACAGGATTAAATGTAAATGATGAAACCGTTAAGACGTTTGCGACCGAAGAATCTACAAATTTACAAGAAGTTACGTCTAAAAATGATATAACAGTTATTAATTTGTTCGCTTCTTGGTGTGATCCTTGCAAACGAGAAATGCCTGAACTTGTAAAATATGCAAAAAACAAAGAAAATGGTGTCGAGTTAGTTGGTTTAAACGTTAAAGATAAACGTAAACCAGCTGAACAATTAATTCATGACGTTAATGTGAATTATAGCATTTACGTTGCACAAGATGATTTTCTTAAAAAGTTTAAAACTTACAATATTCCTACAACATTATTTGTAGACAAAAATGGCGAAATAAAAAAAGTGTATTTAGGTGAATTATCTGAAAAGACACTGAACAACTTAGTTACACAAGTTAAGGAGGAGAATTAA